From a single Aquarana catesbeiana isolate 2022-GZ linkage group LG09, ASM4218655v1, whole genome shotgun sequence genomic region:
- the LOC141108896 gene encoding olfactory receptor 1f45-like: protein MANTNFSALQFVLLGFSDFPQMRIYLFFMFFIMYLITLIGNVIILSCIVYDQALHSPMYFFLSNLSLVDICFTSSTIPTLLSTLISENRSLSFPACISQMFSFISFGNLENNILAIMAYDRYVAICSPLRYTSKMKNSLCILLVAISWIAACSHSLLHTLMLTTLRYVGLKKVYHFFCEISQVLSVADSDASLNFSLIVTEGAVSVGIPFVCIILSYGFILVALYHLHSTNGSQKAFSTCSSHLTTVCLFYGTIISVYFRPSGGSVGVGERAATIGYTLLTPMLNPIIYGLRNEAMKKAMGKAFQ from the coding sequence ATGGCCAATACGAATTTCTCTGCTCTTCAGTTTGTCCTATTAGGATTCTCAGATTTCCCTCAAATGaggatatatctgttttttatgTTCTTCATCATGTACCTCATAACCCTCATAGGAAATGTGATCATACTTAGCTGCATTGTGTATGACCAAGCTCTCCACTCCCCTATGTACTTTTTCTTGAGCAACCTTTCGTTGGTCGATATCTGTTTCACATCCAGCACAATCCCCACCCTTCTCTCCACCCTGATCTCTGAAAATAGGTCCCTCAGCTTCCCTGCTTGTATCAGCCAGATGTTTTCTTTCATCTCTTTTGGAAACTTGGAGAACAACATCTTGGCCATCATGGCATATGATCGTTACGTGGCCATCTGCAGCCCACTGAGATACACTTCGAAGATGAAGAACAGTTTATGCATTTTGTTGGTAGCCATTTCATGGATAGCTGCATGTTCTCATTCTCTTCTTCACACCCTTATGTTGACTACTCTTCGATACGTTGGGCTGAAGAAGGTATACCACTTCTTCTGTGAAATCTCCCAGGTCCTGTCTGTTGCAGATTCAGATGCATCTTTAAATTTCTCCCTCATCGTCACAGAGGGGGCGGTGTCTGTTGGCATTCCATTCGTATGTATTATACTATCCTATGGATTTATCTTGGTGGCCCTCTACCACCTTCATTCCACTAATGGGAGTCAGAAAGCATTCTCCACCTGCTCTTCTCATCTGACGACTGTTTGTCTGTTCTATGGGACAATTATTTCTGTTTATTTTCGACCTTCTGGTGGCTCCGTTGGAGTTGGAGAAAGAGCTGCTACCATAGGGTACactttactgacaccaatgctgaatcCAATTATTTATGGCTTGAGAAATGAAGCAATGAAGAAAGCTATGGGTAAAGCTTTTCAATAA